CTAGCACGCCAAGCAGCATAAAAAAGCCCGGTCACGCGCAAGGCAGACCGGGCAGGTACACCCAAAGGAGCAACAGGTGTCAGGCGGGAAAATTCATTGCCGGCTTATGCCACGGCGGCAAGCTGCGCCTTGGCCTGGTTCAGGCCCTTCTCGTGGAAATCGCCGCCCATGTTCAGGCCTTCGGCGTGGATGAAGGTCACGTCATGGATACCGATGAAGGCCATGACCTGGCGCAGGTAAGGTTCCTGGTGATCGCTGCTGGCGCCGGCATGAATGCCGCCGCGAGCGGTAAGGATGTAGGCGCGCTTGCCGGTCAGCAGGCCCTGGGGCCCGGTTTCGGTGTACTTGAAGGTGATGCCGGCGCGCAGTACGTGGTCCAGCCAGGCCTTGAGGGTGCTGGGGATGGTGAAGTTGTACATCGGCGCGGCCAGCACCAGCACATCGGCGGCCAGCACTTCATCGGTCAGCTCGTTGGAGCGTGCCAGGGCCTCTAGCTCTTCGGCATTGCGCTGGGTTTCGGGCTTCATCCAGCCGCCGAGCAGGTTGCCATCCAGGTGCGGCACCGGGTTGACGGCCAGGTCGCGCAGGGTCACCTGGTCGGCCGGGTGGGCGGCTTGCCACTGGCTGACGAAGTCGCGGGTCAGTTGCCGGGAGATCGAGTCCTGCTGGCGGGCGCTGCTTTCGATGACGAGTACACGGGACATGGGGCTTGCCTCCATCGGCGAGTTCGGTAAGTCGATGGAGGCAAGATTAATGATTGACCTATCGATAAAAAAGCGTAAAAACTGGGTCCAACCTATCAGTTAAATTGTTTTATTTCGGCTTGCAGTCCAAGGTGATGCGCAGCTTGATGATTTCCCGGTTGAACTTGGCAGTGGCATCGACGCTTTTTTTCGCCGGCACATTCACCCGGCGTACCCGTGGCGCTTCCGGGCCATTGCGGAAAGTCACCTTGCACTGGGCATCGACGTCGCCATAGTTGTTGACGCTGATCGAACCGATGTCACGGTCGGTGTCGTAGGTGGTGTAGTCGACCTTGACGCCGTCGATGTCTTTTTTCACGTCGATGGGATAGGCCAGGGCCGTGAGCGGAAGCAGGGCCAGCAATACAGCACAACATTTCTTCATACGACGCTCTCCATGAAAGAGCGCCAGCTTAGGACAACAGGAGCCGAAGATGAAAGCGCCGCGCGTAACCCTGGATCAGTGGCGGACCCTGCAGGCGGTGGTCGATCACGGCGGTTTTGCCCAGGCCGCCGAGGCCCTGCACCGTTCGCAATCCTCGGTGAGCTATACCGTGGCGCGCATGCAGGACCAGCTCGGCGTACCGCTGCTGCGTATCGACGGGCGCAAGGCGGTGCTGACCGAGGCCGGCAACGTGCTGCTGCGCCGCTCGCGGCAACTGGTCAAGCAGGCCAGCCAGCTTGAAGACCTGGCCCATCACATGGAACAGGGCTGGGAAGCCGAAGTGCGCCTGGTGGTCGATGCCGCCTACCCCAATGCCCGCCTGGTCCGCGCCTTGAGCGCGTTCATGCCGCAAAGCCGTGGCTGCCGGGTGCGCCTGCGCGAAGAGGTGCTGTCCGGGGTCGAAGAGGTGCTGCATGAAGGCATTGCGGACCTTGCCATCAGCGGCTTCAACATTTCCGGCTACCTGGGCACCGAACTGAGTTCGGTCGAATTCGTCGCCGTCGCCCACCCCGAACACAGCCTGCACCGCTTGAACCGGGAACTGAGCTTCCAGGACCTGGAAAGCCAGCTGCAGGTGGTGATTCGCGATTCAGGCCGCGCCCAGCCACGCGATGTCGGCTGGCTGGGCGCCGAACAGCGCTGGACGGTCGGCAGCCTGGCCACCGCCGCCACCTTCGTCAGCAGCGGCCTGGGCTTTGCCTGGCTGCCGCGGCACCTGATCGAGCGCGAGCTGCGTGAAGGCCTGCTCAAGCCTTTACCACTGGATCAGGGTGGCAGTCGCCACCCACTGTTCTACCTTTACTCGAACAAGGACAAACCCCTGGGCCCGGCAACGCAGATCCTCGTCGAGTTGCTGCGCAATTTCGACACCGCACCGCTGGATGTGCCCTTCGCCGCGCCCGCCCA
This portion of the Pseudomonas sp. SORT22 genome encodes:
- a CDS encoding FMN-dependent NADH-azoreductase, whose protein sequence is MSRVLVIESSARQQDSISRQLTRDFVSQWQAAHPADQVTLRDLAVNPVPHLDGNLLGGWMKPETQRNAEELEALARSNELTDEVLAADVLVLAAPMYNFTIPSTLKAWLDHVLRAGITFKYTETGPQGLLTGKRAYILTARGGIHAGASSDHQEPYLRQVMAFIGIHDVTFIHAEGLNMGGDFHEKGLNQAKAQLAAVA
- a CDS encoding LysR family transcriptional regulator: MKAPRVTLDQWRTLQAVVDHGGFAQAAEALHRSQSSVSYTVARMQDQLGVPLLRIDGRKAVLTEAGNVLLRRSRQLVKQASQLEDLAHHMEQGWEAEVRLVVDAAYPNARLVRALSAFMPQSRGCRVRLREEVLSGVEEVLHEGIADLAISGFNISGYLGTELSSVEFVAVAHPEHSLHRLNRELSFQDLESQLQVVIRDSGRAQPRDVGWLGAEQRWTVGSLATAATFVSSGLGFAWLPRHLIERELREGLLKPLPLDQGGSRHPLFYLYSNKDKPLGPATQILVELLRNFDTAPLDVPFAAPAQA